In a single window of the Mesorhizobium shangrilense genome:
- a CDS encoding DNA-3-methyladenine glycosylase I translates to MTEKSGLHEGEDGRVRCAWPGSDAFYQRYHDAEWGRPVTDDFRLFEKICLEGFQSGLSWLTILRKRENFRAAFEGFDFRKVAKFGEADVERLLQDAGIVRHRGKIESTINNAKRAIELVDEVGSLAGWFWSFEPGPAERPARVTWAAIAAMPKTETSTRISKELKKRGWSFVGPTTVYAFMQAMGMVNDHVEGCVCRAEIEGIRTKFKRPTARGERVLAG, encoded by the coding sequence ATGACTGAGAAATCGGGATTGCACGAAGGGGAAGACGGGAGAGTGCGCTGTGCGTGGCCGGGAAGCGATGCGTTCTACCAGCGCTATCACGACGCGGAATGGGGACGCCCGGTGACGGACGATTTCAGGCTGTTCGAGAAGATCTGCCTCGAAGGTTTCCAGTCGGGCCTTTCATGGCTGACCATCCTGCGCAAGCGCGAGAATTTTCGCGCCGCCTTCGAAGGGTTCGACTTCCGCAAGGTTGCCAAGTTTGGCGAAGCCGACGTCGAGCGCCTGCTGCAGGACGCCGGCATCGTGCGCCACCGGGGCAAGATCGAATCCACCATCAACAATGCGAAGCGCGCGATCGAACTGGTGGACGAGGTCGGATCACTCGCCGGCTGGTTCTGGAGTTTCGAGCCGGGCCCCGCCGAGCGCCCGGCGAGGGTCACCTGGGCCGCCATCGCGGCCATGCCCAAGACCGAGACGTCGACCCGCATCTCCAAGGAACTGAAGAAGCGCGGCTGGAGTTTCGTCGGCCCGACCACGGTCTACGCCTTCATGCAGGCGATGGGCATGGTCAACGACCATGTCGAGGGTTGCGTGTGCCGGGCCGAGATCGAAGGCATCAGGACGAAGTTCAAGCGGCCGACGGCCCGTGGGGAGCGCGTCCTGGCGGGCTGA